One Danio aesculapii chromosome 22, fDanAes4.1, whole genome shotgun sequence genomic window carries:
- the LOC130216328 gene encoding uncharacterized protein LOC130216328, with amino-acid sequence MFHRFCFCLCLWRLVGGEYYYQVLKGKSVTLSPDLTELKNDDQIQWRIRDTLIAEINVTANRFSVFDGVLDGRFRDRLKLDNKTGSLTITDIRTEHAGVYKAQINHMFKRVILKVSDKIEVKGEKSVTLSSGVSELKNDDQIQWMFGNGATLIAEINKQTNRFSVFDDVLDGRFRDRLKLDNKTGSLTITDTRTEHAGVYKLQTNSEINSVRLRVSGDSKVVSVKMRNSVTLSSGVTEMMDDDQIQWRFEDNWRFRFKHTLIAEINVTADRFSVFDDVLDGRFRDRLKLDSKTGSLTITDTTGEHNGDYKVQSSYINITFHLIVYDEISVTEGDSGTLNSCFTVIKYNTLIYWMFGNTLIVEIYDRNNKFNLHDDVLDGRFRDRLKLDNKTGSLTITDTRAEHAGVYELLFDRVRIRSFILTVDSVHCCGPTEAAIRLVLSALVGVAIVIIVLYDIRSRRAEQDQAHIDASQT; translated from the exons ATGTTTCACAGATTCTgcttctgtttgtgtttgtggcGTCTGGTTG GTGGAGAATATTATTATCAAGTGCTGAAGGGAAAATCAGTCACTCTGAGCCCTGATCTCACTGAACTGAAGAATGATGATCAGATTCAGTGGAGGATTAGAGACACTTTAATAGCAGAAATCAATGTAACGGCAAACAGATTCTCTGTATTTGATGGTGTTCTTGATGggagattcagagacagactgaaactggacaataaaactggatctctgaccatcacagaCATCAGAACTGAACATGCTGGAGTTTATAAAGCACAGATCAATCACATGTTCAAGCGCGTTATTCTCAAAGTCTCTG ataaaatagAAGTGAAGGGAGAGAAATCAGTCACTCTGAGCTCTGGTGTCTCTGAACTGAAGAATGATGATCAGATTCAGTGGATGTTTGGAAATGGAGCCACTTTAATAGCAGAAATCAATAAACAGACCAACAGATTCTCTGTATTTGATGATGTTCTTGATGGGAGGTTCAGAGACAGACTGAAACTGGACAATaaaactggatctctgaccatcacagaCACCAGAACTGAACATGCTGGAGTTTATAAACTACAGACCAACTCTGAAATCAACTCTGTTAGACTGAGAGTTTCGG GAGACAGTAAAGTAGTGTCTGTGAAAATGAGGAATTCAGTCACTCTGAGCTCTGGTGTTACTGAAATGATGGATGATGATCAGATTCAGTGGCGGTTTGAAGATAACTGGAGGTTTAGATTTAAACACACTTTAATAGCAGAAATCAATGTAACGGCTGATAGATTCTCTGTATTTGATGATGTTCTTGATGggagattcagagacagactgaaaCTGGACAGTaaaactggatctctgaccatcacagaCACCACTGGTGAACATAACGGAGATTATAAAGTACAGAGCAGCTATATTAATATTACTTTCCATCTCATTGTCTATG ATGAAATATCAGTGACGGAGGGAGATTCAGGCACTCTAAACTCTTGTTTCACTGTAATAAAGTATAATACATTGATTTACTGGATGTTTGGAAATACTTTGATCGTTGAAATCTATGACCGAAACAACAAGTTCAATTTACATGATGATGTTCTTGATGggagattcagagacagactgaaactggacaataaaactggatctctgaccatcacagaCACCAGAGCTGAACATGCTGGAGTTTATGAACTTCTGTTTGACCGTGTAAGAATAAGGAGTTTCATTCTCACTGTTG ACTCTGTTCACTGCTGTGGTCCTACTGAAGCTGCGATCCGATTGGTCCTCTCTGCTCTGGTGGGCGTGGCTATTGTCAttattgtgctttatgacatcAGATCCAGAAGAGCTGAACAAGATCAAGCACATATTGACGCATCACAAACCTGA